One Magnetospirillum sp. 15-1 DNA window includes the following coding sequences:
- the grpE gene encoding nucleotide exchange factor GrpE has product MTQDQTAEQTPAAESAEPAAESAVPPAAESDHIAELEAEIARLKNDVLYAKAETENTRRRLEQQAEDRGKYAISNIAKDVLSVADNLRRALDSVPATAREGNESLTALTTGVEMTERELLATFERYGIKPVSAQGERFDPNLHQAMMEMEDPSQIEGTVVLVMQAGYTLHDRLLRPALVGVAKGGPKGGGNNVDTSV; this is encoded by the coding sequence ATGACCCAGGATCAGACTGCTGAGCAGACGCCCGCCGCCGAGAGCGCCGAACCGGCCGCCGAATCCGCTGTTCCGCCGGCCGCCGAGTCCGATCACATCGCCGAGCTTGAGGCCGAGATCGCCCGCTTGAAGAACGACGTGCTCTATGCCAAGGCCGAGACCGAGAATACCCGGCGCCGCCTGGAGCAGCAGGCCGAGGATCGCGGCAAGTACGCCATCTCCAACATCGCCAAGGATGTGCTGTCGGTGGCCGACAACCTGCGCCGCGCCCTGGATTCGGTGCCGGCCACGGCGCGCGAGGGCAACGAATCGCTCACCGCGCTGACCACCGGCGTCGAGATGACCGAACGCGAGCTGCTCGCCACCTTCGAGCGCTACGGCATCAAGCCGGTTTCGGCCCAGGGCGAACGTTTCGATCCCAATCTGCATCAGGCCATGATGGAGATGGAGGACCCCAGCCAGATCGAGGGCACCGTGGTGCTGGTGATGCAGGCCGGCTACACCCTGCACGACCGTCTGCTGCGCCCCGCCCTGGTGGGGGTGGCCAAGGGCGGCCCCAAGGGCGGCGGCAACAACGTGGATACGTCGGTCTGA